In Glandiceps talaboti chromosome 14, keGlaTala1.1, whole genome shotgun sequence, a single genomic region encodes these proteins:
- the LOC144445947 gene encoding N-acetyltaurine hydrolase-like, translating to MASSDSLSGKILTVTGPINPENLGKTLTHEHAEIKYEYFYFDVGKKPVQEIADEPITLENIGWIREHQYSNKANLRVYGDECNTAVIDDLTDFKRNGGGSIVECTTIGIGRNMQHLKQFSQASGVNIISGTGFYLAGDQSPNREDNHILSKLPDQSEESIATLLTKDIMEGADGTDVRCGVIGEVASCYPITDVEKKVLRAVASVQNQLGCPVSLHPEDFAEAPFEIMRVLQEAGADCQKTVMSHLDYTLYKVEDYLEFADFGTYLELDFFGTETSNWDFNAPYMMNDGQRINIIKQLLDEGLEDRIVIAHDIHTRNHLTKYGGHGYSHILLNVVPKMLQRGISQESIDKILIHNPKRWLTFK from the exons ACCCATGAGCATGCAGAGATTAAGTACGAatacttttattttgatgtcggtAAAAAACCTGTACAAGAGATTGCTGATGAACCAATCACATTAGAGAATATTGGCTGGATTCGAGAACACCA GTATAGCAATAAAGCCAATCTAAGGGTTTATGGAGATGAGTGTAACACTGCAGTTATAGATGATTTGACAGACTTTAAGAGAAATGGTGGAGGATCAATTGTTGAGTGTACAACTATTGGTATCGGTAGAAATATGCAACATCTCAAACAGTTTTCACAAGCCTCGGGAGTAAACATTATCTCTGGAACAG GGTTTTATTTAGCCGGTGACCAATCACCTAACAGAGAAGATAATCATATTCTATCAAAACTACCTGACCAATCAGAGGAAAGTATAGCCACACTTCTGACAAAGGATATCATGGAAGGGGCTGATGGCACAGATGTAAGATGTGGTGTGATTGGTGAAGTAGCCAGCTGCTATCCAATCACAG ATGTTGAAAAGAAAGTACTAAGAGCTGTAGCATCTGTCCAGAATCAACTTGGATGTCCTGTTAGTCTGCACCCAGAAGACTTTGCTGAAGCTCCATTTGAAATCATGAGAGTTTTACAGGAAGCCGGGGCAGATTGCCAAAAAACGGTCATGTCACATTTAGATt atacattgtacaagGTAGAAGATTATCTGGAATTTGCTGACTTTGGTACCTACCTTGAACTTGATTTCTTTGGTACAGAGACTTCAAACTGGGACTTTAATGCTCCTTACATGATGAATGATGGACAGAGAATTAATATTATCAAACAACTACTAGATGAAGGGTTGGAGGACAGGATTGTTATTGCACATGATATACATACAAGGAATCATTTG ACGAAGTATGGTGGCCATGGTTACTCTCACATCCTTCTAAATGTTGTGCCAAAGATGTTACAGAGAGGAATCTCACAGGAATCCATcgataaaatattgatacacaACCCAAAAAGATGGCTGACATTCAAgtaa